The following proteins are co-located in the Carassius gibelio isolate Cgi1373 ecotype wild population from Czech Republic chromosome A21, carGib1.2-hapl.c, whole genome shotgun sequence genome:
- the fkbp2 gene encoding peptidyl-prolyl cis-trans isomerase FKBP2 → MRLNLVLAVTLMSIPMALVQGAEKKKLQIGIKKRVDNCPIKSRKGDVLNMHYTGKLEDGTEFDSSIPRNQPFTFTLGTGQVIKGWDQGLLGMCEGEKRKLVIPSELGYGDRGAPPKIPGGATLIFEVELLSIERRSDL, encoded by the exons ATGAGACTGAATTTAGTATTAGCTGTCACTCTGATGTCCATCCCCATGGCACTTGTGCAAGGGGCTGAAAAGAAAAAACTACAGATTGGAATCAAGAAAAGAGTGGACAACTGTCCTATAAAGTCCCGAAAGGGAGACGTGTTGAACATGCACTACACT GGGAAACTGGAGGATGGGACAGAATTTGACAGCAGTATACCGAGGAATCAGCCCTTCACCTTCACTCTTGGCACAGGACAGGTCATCAAGGGCTGGGATCAGGGTTTGTTGGG GATGTGTGAGGGTGAGAAGAGGAAGCTGGTTATTCCCTCTGAGCTTG GTTATGGCGATAGAGGAGCACCGCCAAAAATTCCAG GTGGTGCCACGCTCATCTTTGAAGTAGAGCTGTTGAGCATTGAGCGAAGATCTGATTTATAA